The following coding sequences lie in one Oncorhynchus kisutch isolate 150728-3 linkage group LG17, Okis_V2, whole genome shotgun sequence genomic window:
- the acot13 gene encoding acyl-coenzyme A thioesterase 13 produces MVSLSLNSLKTIMRAMVDSPGFDRVLSKVDIVTASPGKVVCEFKVEEEHTNRGGTLHGGLTATLVDVISTTAIMYTERGAPGVSVDMNITYMNAAKMGEDVLITATVLKQGRTLAFATVDLTSKASGKLIAQGRHTKHLGS; encoded by the exons ATGGTTTCTCTGTCTTTAAACTCGTTAAAAACAATTATGCGGGCGATGGTGGACAGTCCGGGGTTTGATCGAGTTTTAAGTAAG GTGGACATTGTAACAGCCAGCCCAGGGAAAGTGGTGTGTGAATTTAAAGTGGAAGAGGAGCACACAAACCGAGGGGGCACCCTTCACGGGGGTCTGACAGCAACACTGGTCGACGTCATCTCCACCACTGCCATCATGTACACGGAACGGGGAGCACCAGGTGTCAGCGTGGACATGAACATCAC GTACATGAATGCTGCCAAGATGGGCGAGGATGTGCTGATCACAGCCACAGTGTTGAAGCAAGGACGGACCCTGGCATTCGCTACTGTCGACCTCACTAGCAAAGCCTCTGGGAAACTCATCGCACAAGGAAGACACACGAAGCACCTTGGGAGCTAG
- the lg17h6orf62 gene encoding uncharacterized protein C6orf62 homolog → MGDPTWRRNQTRDRLRAQIRKKRESLADQFDFKIYIAFVFKDKKKKSALFEVAEVVPVMTNNYEDHILKGVQASSYSLQSSMELLQKDVVQLHAPRYQSMRRDVIGCTQEMDFILWPRNDIEKIVCLLFSRWKGAEEEPFRPVQAKFEFHHGDYEKQLLHAVGRRDKAGMVMNNPTQSVFLFMDRQHLQTPKTKATVFKLCSLCLYLPQDQLTCWGVGDIEDHLLPYMPD, encoded by the exons ATGGGGGACCCAACCTGGAGAAGAAACCAAACTAGAGATCGACTCCGTGCTCAGATTCGAAAGAAAAGGGAATCTTTGGCAGACCAGTTTGACTTCAAGATCTACATAGCCTTTGTGTTCAAGGACAAG AAGAAGAAGTCTGCGCTGTTCGAGGTAGCTGAAGTGGTACCAGTGATGACCAACAACTATGAAGACCATATCCTGAAAGGTGTGCAGGCTTCCAGCTACTCCCTCCAGAGTTCCATGGAACTTCTGCAGAAAGATGTCGTGCAGTTGCACGCCCCACGCTACCAATCAATGCGCAGG GATGTCATAGGATGCACCCAGGAGATGGACTTCATCCTGTGGCCGCGCAACGACATAGAGAAGATAGTCTGTCTCTTGTTCTCCAGATGGAAGGGGGCCGAGGAAGAACCCTTCAGGCCTGTTCAG GCCAAGTTTGAGTTTCATCATGGAGACTACGAGAAGCAGTTGTTGCATGCTGTCGGCCGGAGGGACAAGGCTGGAATGGTTATGAACAACCCAACTCAGTCGGTCTTCCTCTTTATGGACCGACAGCACTTACAG acTCCTAAAACCAAGGCCACAGTTTTTAAGTTGTGCAGCCTTTGCCTGTACCTGCCCCAGGACCAGCTAACGTGCTGGGGCGTTGGAGACATCGAAGACCATCTCCTCCCGTACATGCCCGACTAG